Proteins from a single region of Ziziphus jujuba cultivar Dongzao chromosome 1, ASM3175591v1:
- the LOC132804246 gene encoding cysteine proteinase inhibitor 1-like has translation MRPKCFLALLAVLVPFIAIAARSDSSVGAWQPLQSLKSPHLQEIRKFAVPQYNKQSGKDLNLEKAVKGETQIVAGINYRLVIEVKNGAKSERYQELTSFAARSKSSAVGGWQPIRNLKDLHVQEIANFAVNVYNKESGKDLKLEKIVKGEAQIVYGTNYQLVIEVKNGTKSERYQLVIYEQG, from the exons ATGCGTCCTAAGTGTTTCCTCGCGCTTCTTGCCGTTCTGGTTCCGTTTATAGCCATTGCCGCCCGGAGCGACTCGTCGGTGGGAGCTTGGCAGCCGCTACAGAGCCTGAAAAGTCCGCACTTGCAAGAGATCAGGAAGTTCGCCGTCCCCCAGTACAACAAGCAATCGGGGAAGGACTTGAATTTGGAAAAGGCTGTCAAGGGCGAGACTCAGATCGTCGCCGGCATTAATTACCGTCTCGTCATTGAGGTGAAAAATGGTGCCAAATCGGAGCGATATCAG GAGCTGACATCCTTCGCCGCTCGGAGCAAGTCGTCGGCGGTGGGAGGTTGGCAGCCGATAAGGAACCTGAAAGATCTGCACGTGCAAGAGATCGCGAATTTCGCCGTCAACGTATACAACAAGGAATCCGGGAAGGACTTGAAGTTGGAAAAGATCGTCAAGGGCGAGGCTCAGATCGTCTACGGCACTAATTACCAGCTTGTCATTGAGGTGAAAAATGGGACAAAATCGGAGCGATATCAGCTGGTTATCTATGAGCaaggttaa